GAGCCCGCGCGCAGGTAATATCTGGCGGTGTCGCCTTGAAGGCGGGAAGCAAACAGGATTTCGTTCAAAGCAAGATAGGGAAGCCGTTTACCGTTGATACGTACTTCCATTCGCGGGATTTCCCGATATTTTCTTTTTCTCGATATAATTTCTTTGAGGTGTTTTGAAAATGTTTCGGAGGTTGCGAGACAGAAAAAACCCGTGCTAATTTTTGGAGACGAGTTGACAGCAAGCAGGGGAACACGATCCAAAAAATGCGAGACAGCAAGTGCCGTACCATCGCCTCCGATTGAAACGACAAGATCGGCCTTGATTTTTTTATTGAGGCGATTGCGGTTTATTATTTTGTATTTTAGAGAAAAGGATTCGAGAACTTTTAGGACTTTGTTTCTTGTAACCTGATGGGTGTGATCCTTCTGAAATTTTGCAACGACAACAATGTTCTTAAGTGGCATAGTCTTCTTATATTCAGAGAAAGGAAAAATGCAAGATGTCATCAAAAGCGACGCATCGAAAAAAAGTGGGGCTTCTGGGCGGATCTTTTAATCCTCCTCATATTGGACATACCGGTATTGCCCGTCACCTTTTGAAAGAAAATAAATTGGATCAAATTTGGGTGATCCCTTGTTTTGAACATCCGTTCGACAAAGACCTCGTTTCTTTTGAGCACCGTTTCAAGATGTGTGAACTAGCCTTTGAAGAATTTGGAAATAAGGTGATGATAAAAGATGTCGAAAAAAAACTGGGAGGAAAAAGTTTTACGTTGCGCACGGTGGAACACCTTCAGAAAAAATTTCCGGACATCGATTTTGTTTTGATTGTAGGGGAAGATGCGGAAAAAGAATCGGCAACTTGGAAAGACGCAGAAGCACTTAAGAAAAAAATCGCACGGCTAGTTATCCCGCGCGGTCCCAATTCACCTATACCCGATGTTAGCGCCACGGCGATACGCCGGTGTTTGGAACAGAACAGAGACACGGGAAACGCCATCCCTTCAAAGGCACTTCATTATATCCGTGAGCAGGGGTTGTATTGTTAATTATAATATTCTTATAATAACAAACTTATAATTTTCTTGACGGAGGTTTTCCTCTTTTGCTACTCTGCTTGCGTGACCAATCCGTTTCTATATGGCCAGGAAGTATCCGGAGATGATTTTTGCAACCGGCAGAAGGAACTGGCGCAATTTGTTGATTACGTTTCTTCCTCAAACAAAGTTCTTCTGTATTCCCCACGACGTTGGGGTAAGACCTCTCTCATTAAAGAGGGGATTAAACGGCTCCCAAAGAACAAATTCGTAGTTATCTACGCTGATCTCTACCCCGCGATAAAGGAGGAGGATTTTAATCAGATTGTGGCATCTGCCCTTGCGAAAAGTTTTCGTTCTCCCGCCCAAAAGGCCCTTAAACTACTTACGACTTTGCTCAGGTCGTTTGTTCCCAAACTCACGCTTGACCCGCTTGGGAATGCCGGGTTCGAGTTTGGCTTTGATTCTTCGAGGAAACCCGGGGAGCTGGCTGATGAGCTCATTGATGGAATATCCAGATACGTCCTTTCATCAGGCAAAAAAGGGCTTGTTGTCTTTGATGAGTTTCAACAAATTGGCGAATTTCCAGATGACCGTCTTGAAAAAATTTTGCGATCCAAAATCCAATCCCAAAAAAATATCTCCTATGTTTTTGCGGGCAGTAAACGCCACCTTCTTATGGAGATGTTTTCAGATCCCTCTAGGCCATTTTACAAGAGCGTGATTCATTTTCCCGTGCCTCCCATGCCTCAAGATGAGATTGTGGAATTTATAGGCAAAAAAATGGAGAAGACCGGTATAAAGGCTTCGGGTGATGTGCTTTCCGAGATTGTTGCGTTCACCCACACACACCCCTATTACACGCAACAGCTATGTTTTCATTTATGGGACGCCGCCAAAGAAGGAAAAACCGCGGTGACGAGTTCCGTTGTAAAAACCGTTATTGACAGGATAGTGACTATCGAAGGTTCTTCTTTCCAAAACGTAATGTCTCTGCTTTCAAGAAATCAGAAAATAGCATTGAAAGCCATTGCTGATTTGAGATTCGACGAGGCCCCATTTTCGAATTTGTTTATGAAGCGGGTTGGAATAACAACGGCAGACTCCTTTAGAAAATCTTTGGAGTCACTTGTGCTTAAAGGACTGATAGAAAAAGAAGAAGGCGTTTATGTAATATATGATGTGTTCTTTAAAGAGTGGCTCAGACGCAATTAGTCTCCAGTTTTCAATCATCCCAAAAATTTACCTCCCGCAGGGTTTGAGGATGAAA
The DNA window shown above is from Deltaproteobacteria bacterium and carries:
- a CDS encoding NAD(+)/NADH kinase translates to MPLKNIVVVAKFQKDHTHQVTRNKVLKVLESFSLKYKIINRNRLNKKIKADLVVSIGGDGTALAVSHFLDRVPLLAVNSSPKISTGFFCLATSETFSKHLKEIISRKRKYREIPRMEVRINGKRLPYLALNEILFASRLQGDTARYYLRAGSSEEFQKSSGVWVATGAGSTAAIYSAGGKKASLFSRGIQYLVREPFRYSKTRYRFLNGFLSPGKKLTLISEMDQGMIFIDGAKLHYRVPHHAKVTVQGAAKPLRIYL
- a CDS encoding nicotinate-nicotinamide nucleotide adenylyltransferase, encoding MSSKATHRKKVGLLGGSFNPPHIGHTGIARHLLKENKLDQIWVIPCFEHPFDKDLVSFEHRFKMCELAFEEFGNKVMIKDVEKKLGGKSFTLRTVEHLQKKFPDIDFVLIVGEDAEKESATWKDAEALKKKIARLVIPRGPNSPIPDVSATAIRRCLEQNRDTGNAIPSKALHYIREQGLYC
- a CDS encoding ATP-binding protein, with the protein product MTEVFLFCYSACVTNPFLYGQEVSGDDFCNRQKELAQFVDYVSSSNKVLLYSPRRWGKTSLIKEGIKRLPKNKFVVIYADLYPAIKEEDFNQIVASALAKSFRSPAQKALKLLTTLLRSFVPKLTLDPLGNAGFEFGFDSSRKPGELADELIDGISRYVLSSGKKGLVVFDEFQQIGEFPDDRLEKILRSKIQSQKNISYVFAGSKRHLLMEMFSDPSRPFYKSVIHFPVPPMPQDEIVEFIGKKMEKTGIKASGDVLSEIVAFTHTHPYYTQQLCFHLWDAAKEGKTAVTSSVVKTVIDRIVTIEGSSFQNVMSLLSRNQKIALKAIADLRFDEAPFSNLFMKRVGITTADSFRKSLESLVLKGLIEKEEGVYVIYDVFFKEWLRRN